Proteins encoded within one genomic window of Gracilimonas sp.:
- a CDS encoding serine hydrolase domain-containing protein: MRKITLYFIPLLFIWIAGCNTPDPETQQDISAADEVVRSYVEDHNIPGMSVSVYRDGEIIWSKGYGYLNLEDQVPVDPASTLFRIGSVSKTYTATGAGLLFQDKKLDPEQPVQAYVPDFPEKQYEITVEQVAGHIAGIRHYRGDEFMSDKKYTSITEGLEIFKDDTLLFEPETDYSYSSYGWNLISAVIEGASGQKFLPFMADEVFGPLNMTNTMPDYADQDIPNRTLFYVYNDSTDTNEEAPYVDNSYKWAGGGFLSTTEDMTQFGKAHLSAGFLDQKTLDRFMAPLQTSDGESTGYGFGWSTIIDSEGNEWKGHSGGSVGGSTMFLLHPENEVVIAFAINRSGAPMADLRDELAKIFID, encoded by the coding sequence ATGAGAAAAATTACGCTCTACTTCATTCCATTACTTTTCATCTGGATCGCCGGATGCAACACTCCCGACCCGGAAACACAACAAGACATCAGTGCGGCAGATGAAGTCGTACGATCCTATGTGGAAGATCATAACATCCCCGGAATGAGTGTCTCCGTTTATCGGGATGGAGAGATCATCTGGTCGAAAGGATATGGATATTTGAACCTTGAGGATCAGGTTCCCGTCGATCCTGCCTCAACCCTTTTTCGAATCGGAAGTGTTTCCAAAACATATACCGCAACCGGGGCAGGGCTACTTTTTCAAGATAAGAAATTAGATCCCGAACAACCGGTTCAAGCCTATGTCCCCGATTTCCCTGAGAAACAATATGAGATTACCGTTGAACAAGTAGCAGGTCATATTGCAGGAATTCGGCACTACAGAGGCGATGAGTTCATGAGTGATAAAAAGTATACCTCTATTACCGAAGGGCTCGAAATTTTTAAAGATGACACGCTGCTTTTTGAGCCGGAAACCGATTACTCCTATTCCAGTTATGGATGGAATTTAATAAGTGCTGTAATAGAGGGGGCCTCAGGTCAGAAGTTTTTACCTTTTATGGCAGATGAAGTATTTGGTCCCCTAAATATGACTAACACTATGCCCGATTATGCCGATCAGGACATTCCAAACCGCACGCTTTTTTATGTTTATAACGACAGTACCGATACCAATGAGGAGGCTCCTTACGTAGATAACAGCTACAAATGGGCCGGGGGCGGATTTTTGTCAACCACCGAAGACATGACTCAATTCGGGAAAGCTCACTTATCTGCAGGTTTTTTAGATCAAAAAACACTCGACCGGTTTATGGCTCCTTTGCAGACTTCTGATGGAGAATCGACCGGTTATGGGTTCGGATGGAGTACTATTATCGACTCGGAGGGAAATGAGTGGAAAGGCCATAGCGGAGGATCTGTAGGCGGAAGCACCATGTTTCTGCTGCATCCGGAAAACGAGGTTGTTATCGCATTTGCCATCAATCGCTCCGGAGCACCCATGGCAGACCTGCGAGATGAGCTGGCTAAGATCTTTATTGATTAA